The following nucleotide sequence is from Macaca fascicularis isolate 582-1 chromosome 15, T2T-MFA8v1.1.
CTGTCCTGGCCATGTCacccagccctcacaggcattggctgctggcttccatcgagggaagcaggaagatgcccatgagtttctgatgttcattgtggatgccatgaaaaaggcatgccttcccgggcacaagcaggtagatcatgactctgaggacaccaccctcatccaccagatatttggaggctgctggagatctcaaatcaagtgtctccactgccagggcgtttcggacacctttgacccttacctggacatcgccctggatatccaggcagctcagagtgtgaagcaagctttggaacaggtggtgaagcccgaagaactcaatggagagaatgcctatcattgtggtctttgtctccagaaggcgcctgcctccaagacgttcactctacacacttctgccaaggtcctcatccttgtattgaagagattctccgatgtcacaggcaacaaacttaccaagaatgtgcaataccctgagtgccttgacatgcagccatacatgtctcagcagaacacggGACCTCtagtctatgtcctctatgctgtgctggtccacgctgggtggagttgtcacaacggacattacctctcttatgtcaaagctccaggaggccagtggtataaaatggatgacgccgaggtcactgcctgtagcatcgcttctgtcctgagtcaacaggcctatgtcctcttttacatccagaagagtgaactggaaagatgcagtgagagtgtgtcaataggcagggaaccaggagcccttggcgccgaacacaaagacaggcgagcaacgcaaggagagctccagagagaaccctgcctccaggtacccgacttggaggagcacttggtggaaagagccactcaggaaagcaccttagaccattggaagttcctccaagagcaaaacaaaaccaagcctgacttcaacatcagaaaagtcgaatgtaccctgcctcccaacgtgcttgtgattcatccatcaaaatacaagggtgggatgaacaaccgtcatcctgaacaggaaagctccctgctgaacctctcttcaaggaacctgacACCttaggagtccatgaacactgacacactcacttctctgcaagggaggaccaggagatccaaagggaggaacaaacacagcaagagggctcggtttgtgtgccagtgatctcaggaaaagtctccacccaaacgcaggagtgcatgcgcacacacactgacacacacacacatacacgtacacacacacacccccacgaGGGGGTTcaagcacgcacacacacacaccatcacatcacatacacagtcaatccgacataaagtaatgaggagcccaggtttctgtctacacaagagggacaactggatagtgatggctgcgtttcaggatgagcccagacatgggaaacatcgagttttgcagtcgtgagtcttctgaacct
It contains:
- the LOC135967539 gene encoding ubiquitin carboxyl-terminal hydrolase 17; this translates as MEADSLHLGGEWQFNHFSKLISSRPDAAFAEIQRTSLPEKSPLSSETQVNICDDLAPVARQPAPRKKLPLSSRRPAAVGAGLQNMGNTCYLNASLQCLTYTPPLANYMLSQEHFQLCQRHKCCMLCTMEAHITWALHCPGHVTQPSQALAAGFHRGKQEDAHEFLMFIVDAMKKACLPGHKQVDHDSEDTTLIHQIFGGCWRSQIKCLHCQGVSDTFDPYLDIALDIQAAQSVKQALEQVVKPEELNGENAYHCGLCLQKAPASKTFTLHTSAKVLILVLKRFSDVTGNKLTKNVQYPECLDMQPYMSQQNTGPLVYVLYAVLVHAGWSCHNGHYLSYVKAPGGQWYKMDDAEVTACSIASVLSQQAYVLFYIQKSELERCSESVSIGREPGALGAEHKDRRATQGELQREPCLQVPDLEEHLVERATQESTLDHWKFLQEQNKTKPDFNIRKVECTLPPNVLVIHPSKYKGGMNNRHPEQESSLLNLSSRNLTP